The following are encoded in a window of Algiphilus aromaticivorans DG1253 genomic DNA:
- a CDS encoding SulP family inorganic anion transporter, producing the protein MRPPLIDDLRALTPARAGGDLLAGSITAVLLVPQALAYALLAGLPPEMGLYASILPPVVYAFLGSSRTLAVGPVAVAAAMVASALYGWAGDDRELYIQGAILLAALSGVLLLAMAALRLGWLTHFISHPVLSGFVTGAAIFIVGTQITALIGAPGSGRHDFLGEIRHLVAALPQANGATAAFGLVSLLLLALARSPLQRLLTRAGMAAGAAAMVSRLVPLVVVIVATLVSALIGAEAMGVRTVGGISADLPIPDLGMFRSSGWWQLLPSALLIALVGYVESVSVARSLALRRREAIDANQELIGLGGANIAAALSGAMPTAGGFSRSMVNFDAGARSQLAALVTAGWVLLITLFFGGLLAPLPYAVLAAIIVVAVWQLIDLGSLAHTWRFDRGDGVAQALTLGGVLALGIEGGLVLGVAFALAVFLYRTSRPHIAVVGRVPGTEHFRNIHRHVVDTWPERLIVRIDESLYFASSPRVYAELQALVTGHDSALADVVLVLSGVNAIDASGLDMLAAFHDELQRLGIRLHLAEIKGPVQDHLERSDLLASIGAERLYLSTQAAVEALASDSRAG; encoded by the coding sequence GTGCGCCCGCCGCTGATTGATGACCTGCGCGCCCTTACGCCGGCGCGCGCCGGCGGTGATCTGCTCGCCGGCAGCATCACCGCCGTGCTGCTGGTGCCGCAGGCGCTGGCCTACGCGCTGCTCGCCGGGTTGCCGCCGGAAATGGGGCTCTACGCCAGCATCCTGCCGCCGGTGGTCTACGCCTTTCTCGGCAGCAGCCGTACGCTGGCCGTTGGCCCGGTGGCGGTTGCCGCGGCGATGGTGGCTTCGGCGCTGTACGGCTGGGCAGGTGATGATCGCGAGCTCTATATCCAGGGCGCGATCCTGCTGGCGGCGCTGAGCGGCGTACTGCTGCTGGCCATGGCGGCGCTGCGCCTGGGGTGGCTGACGCACTTCATCAGTCATCCGGTGTTGTCGGGCTTCGTCACCGGTGCCGCTATCTTCATCGTTGGCACGCAGATTACCGCCCTGATCGGCGCTCCGGGTAGCGGCCGTCACGACTTTCTTGGCGAGATCCGGCATCTGGTCGCCGCGCTGCCGCAAGCCAATGGCGCAACGGCAGCCTTCGGGCTCGTCAGTCTGTTGCTGCTGGCGCTCGCGCGCAGTCCGTTGCAGCGCCTGCTGACGCGGGCAGGCATGGCGGCGGGGGCAGCGGCCATGGTGTCGCGGCTGGTGCCGCTGGTGGTGGTCATCGTTGCAACATTGGTCTCGGCACTGATCGGTGCCGAGGCCATGGGCGTGCGCACCGTGGGTGGGATCTCTGCTGATCTGCCTATCCCTGATCTCGGCATGTTCCGCAGCTCGGGCTGGTGGCAGCTGCTGCCTTCGGCGCTGCTGATCGCGCTGGTCGGCTACGTCGAGAGTGTATCGGTGGCACGTTCGCTGGCGCTGCGCCGGCGCGAGGCCATCGACGCCAACCAGGAGCTGATTGGCCTGGGCGGGGCCAATATCGCGGCCGCCCTTTCCGGCGCCATGCCGACTGCCGGTGGCTTTTCGCGCTCGATGGTCAATTTCGACGCAGGTGCGCGCAGCCAGCTCGCCGCGCTGGTTACCGCCGGTTGGGTGCTGCTGATCACGCTCTTCTTCGGCGGCCTGCTCGCGCCGCTGCCCTATGCCGTGCTGGCCGCGATCATTGTGGTGGCCGTCTGGCAGCTGATCGATCTCGGCAGCCTGGCTCACACTTGGCGTTTCGATCGCGGCGACGGTGTGGCGCAAGCGCTGACCCTCGGCGGCGTGTTGGCGCTGGGCATCGAGGGCGGGTTGGTGCTGGGTGTGGCCTTTGCGCTGGCGGTCTTTCTGTACCGCACCAGCCGGCCGCACATCGCGGTGGTCGGGCGCGTTCCCGGCACGGAGCACTTCCGCAACATCCACCGGCATGTGGTCGATACCTGGCCGGAGCGGCTCATCGTGCGCATTGACGAGAGCCTGTATTTCGCCTCCAGCCCGCGTGTCTACGCCGAGCTGCAGGCGCTGGTAACCGGCCACGATTCCGCGCTGGCGGATGTTGTGCTCGTGCTGTCCGGCGTCAACGCCATCGACGCCAGTGGTCTGGATATGCTGGCGGCCTTCCACGACGAGCTGCAGCGCCTCGGTATCCGCCTGCATCTGGC
- a CDS encoding MBL fold metallo-hydrolase translates to MLFRQFFDATSSTYTYLLASGKGREGLIIDPVKEQANQYLTAIEQLDLKLVRAIDTHTHADHVTALGDLREATGCMTLMGEFTQAECVSAHVSEDDIVDVDGIKLRAIYTPGHTNESFSFLLDPDKPKGVFTGDVLLIRGTGRTDFQGGDPHRSWDSIVNKLFFLPEDTLLWPAHDYKGWTASSIGEEKAHNPRLAGKTEAEYVEIMRNLHLPDPKLMDVAIPANLACGRG, encoded by the coding sequence ATGCTCTTTCGTCAGTTCTTCGATGCGACATCCAGCACCTACACCTATCTGCTCGCTTCCGGCAAGGGCCGGGAAGGCCTGATCATCGATCCGGTCAAGGAGCAGGCGAATCAGTACCTGACCGCCATAGAGCAGCTGGACCTGAAGCTGGTGCGCGCCATCGATACGCATACGCACGCCGATCACGTCACCGCGCTGGGCGATCTGCGCGAGGCCACCGGCTGCATGACGCTGATGGGGGAGTTCACGCAGGCCGAATGCGTTTCGGCCCACGTCTCGGAGGACGACATTGTCGACGTCGACGGCATCAAGCTTCGCGCGATCTATACGCCGGGGCACACCAATGAATCCTTCAGCTTCCTGCTCGACCCGGACAAGCCGAAGGGCGTATTTACCGGCGACGTACTGCTGATCCGCGGCACCGGCCGCACGGATTTCCAGGGCGGCGACCCGCACCGCAGCTGGGATTCCATCGTCAATAAGCTCTTCTTTCTGCCGGAGGACACGCTGCTCTGGCCGGCGCACGACTACAAGGGCTGGACGGCCTCCAGCATCGGGGAGGAGAAGGCGCACAACCCGCGACTGGCCGGCAAGACCGAGGCCGAGTACGTGGAGATAATGAGGAACCTCCATCTCCCGGATCCGAAACTAATGGATGTTGCCATTCCCGCCAACCTCGCCTGCGGGCGCGGCTGA
- a CDS encoding NAD(P)/FAD-dependent oxidoreductase produces the protein MPESHVVCIIGGGAAGMTVASKLRKARPDLDIALIEPSDTHSYQPAWTLVGGGAYDVNDTQKPMANFIPEKVRWIQQAATDIDPESRQITLADGTRIEYGWLVVATGIQINWDAIEGLKESLGNHGVTSNYRVDTAPYTWRCIQDFKGGRALFTQPQMPIKCAGAPQKAMYLAADSFRRRGIQADIRFYPPGPAMFGIPFYSQALDRIVADYGITPMFKHELIAVDGPGGKARFRVSDDKGTHEVEEAFDMIHVVPPQSAPDFLRATPLVDSAGWVDVDRHSLRHTRYERVFALGDCSNTPNSKTAAAVRGQVPIATENLLAAMEDRALEAHYDGYASCPITTSRGKVMLAEFGYDGAIMPSFPLDPRKPRRMNWWIKHRYLPWLYWRMLSGDLGPDWHRERAQPEALPGGIRP, from the coding sequence ATGCCCGAATCCCACGTCGTCTGCATCATCGGAGGTGGCGCCGCCGGCATGACGGTCGCCTCGAAGCTGCGCAAAGCGCGCCCCGATCTCGATATCGCGCTGATCGAGCCCTCGGACACTCACAGTTATCAGCCGGCCTGGACCCTCGTCGGCGGCGGCGCCTATGACGTCAACGACACGCAAAAGCCGATGGCGAATTTCATCCCGGAGAAGGTGCGCTGGATCCAGCAAGCCGCCACCGACATCGATCCCGAATCGCGCCAGATCACCCTCGCCGACGGCACGCGCATAGAGTACGGCTGGCTGGTGGTGGCCACCGGCATCCAGATCAACTGGGACGCTATCGAAGGCCTCAAGGAGTCACTGGGCAATCATGGCGTGACCAGCAACTACCGTGTCGACACCGCACCCTACACCTGGCGCTGCATTCAGGATTTCAAGGGTGGCCGCGCGCTCTTCACGCAGCCGCAAATGCCCATCAAGTGCGCCGGCGCCCCGCAGAAGGCCATGTACCTGGCCGCCGACAGCTTCCGCCGTCGCGGCATCCAGGCCGACATCCGCTTCTACCCGCCCGGCCCGGCGATGTTCGGCATTCCCTTCTATTCCCAAGCCCTCGACCGCATCGTCGCCGACTACGGCATCACGCCCATGTTCAAGCACGAGCTGATAGCCGTCGACGGCCCCGGCGGCAAGGCCCGCTTCCGCGTAAGCGACGACAAGGGCACGCACGAGGTGGAAGAGGCCTTCGACATGATCCACGTCGTACCGCCGCAGTCGGCGCCAGACTTCCTGCGCGCCACGCCGCTGGTCGATAGCGCCGGCTGGGTCGATGTGGACAGGCACAGCCTGCGCCACACGCGCTACGAACGCGTCTTCGCCCTCGGCGACTGCAGCAACACACCCAACAGCAAGACCGCCGCAGCCGTTCGCGGGCAGGTGCCCATCGCGACGGAGAACCTGCTGGCCGCGATGGAGGATCGCGCACTGGAGGCGCATTACGACGGCTACGCCTCCTGCCCGATCACCACCTCGCGCGGCAAGGTAATGCTCGCGGAATTCGGCTACGACGGCGCCATCATGCCGAGCTTTCCGCTAGACCCGCGCAAGCCGAGGCGCATGAACTGGTGGATCAAGCACCGCTATCTGCCCTGGCTCTACTGGCGCATGCTGAGCGGCGACCTGGGCCCCGACTGGCACCGAGAGCGCGCCCAGCCCGAGGCGCTGCCCGGCGGCATCCGTCCCTGA